A stretch of Neisseria subflava DNA encodes these proteins:
- a CDS encoding DedA family protein, which yields MFAFLESFFVEYGYAAVFFVLVICGFGVPIPEDLTLVTGGVISGLGYTNSHWMVVVGMLGVLAGDGFMFVAGRVWGQKILKFKPIARVMTPKRYAQVQEKFDKYGNWVLFVARFLPGLRTAVFVTAGISRKVSYLRFILMDGLAALISVPVWIYLGEYGARNTDWLMEKMHSLQSGIFAVLGIGAVIVGWIWWKKHRRYTFFREKLHEKRAAKAKKQANQ from the coding sequence ATGTTTGCATTTTTAGAATCTTTTTTCGTTGAATACGGCTATGCGGCCGTGTTTTTCGTTTTGGTTATTTGCGGCTTCGGCGTGCCGATTCCTGAAGATTTGACACTGGTTACAGGCGGCGTGATTTCCGGATTGGGTTATACCAATTCGCATTGGATGGTTGTCGTCGGTATGCTCGGCGTATTGGCGGGTGATGGATTTATGTTTGTTGCCGGACGCGTGTGGGGGCAGAAAATCCTTAAATTCAAACCCATTGCGCGCGTGATGACGCCCAAACGCTACGCCCAAGTACAGGAAAAATTCGACAAATACGGCAACTGGGTTTTATTCGTCGCCCGATTCCTGCCCGGCCTGCGTACCGCTGTTTTCGTGACCGCAGGCATCAGTCGCAAGGTTTCCTACCTGCGCTTTATCCTGATGGACGGCTTGGCCGCGCTGATTTCCGTTCCTGTTTGGATTTATCTGGGCGAATACGGCGCACGCAATACCGACTGGCTGATGGAAAAAATGCACAGCCTGCAATCCGGTATCTTTGCGGTACTGGGCATCGGCGCAGTCATTGTCGGCTGGATTTGGTGGAAAAAACACCGCCGCTATACCTTCTTCCGTGAAAAATTACACGAAAAACGCGCCGCAAAAGCCAAAAA
- a CDS encoding AsmA family protein: protein MLHSGKFWLKTLVFSIAVLLCLAAVLSALIFRIFNTENIDAFIQKNFSTHGCQVKYNANISRKWLPRPTLILKDLSLSSSEPDTPTLNIAESKMGFGWSSLWSDAPILEKWILSNPSLTLVPKNHLPACLQQNHASKESFQLNRIIINSGSIRYHNKEQDIALNDLQFSLRRADSDGRPFDISGTLQNIGNPISWQGAGHLVQDDAGWSVPALKLNLQTVLLKNKLDAQIAGSLNWQNQTALFRDFNLQAESDYQNLHINARSPLLQFKNGYLHLNTLNGALTAGSENNQWDGSFKLDKANLYPTVLTAANFELKGSHKNDRLQTNFTFSSPLVWQKGKGIDAPKLHLSTLQDTINRLPRPRFISTLEGQANFSLNTWEGRLKGAFDRQALALVFKYQRDAQPRPHLDAGIALQKLNLTPYLEDLKTQPSLNLPSLLAKSWLPDIEANLRIGSIQTAGLQLENIESLLTADKEHIALHRFKAGLYGGKTEGGLSIAATQPASYHLQQNAKGIQIQPLLQDLFGFHSFSGSGDAVIDIKTTGNDRAQMIQALNGSLLLDITNGAWHGIDMDSILKNGISSEKIDNSNLKTPFHHFTLNSEIEKGISHHINTELFSDSLHVVSSGYTDLNTQKLSENLLISNVLQPKNKPIPLKIGGTVQNPSITLDYSRLTNGMNTPAEKQKALQETIQEQWKWLKPR, encoded by the coding sequence ATGTTGCACTCAGGAAAATTTTGGCTGAAAACCCTGGTTTTCAGCATTGCCGTGCTTTTATGCCTCGCGGCGGTATTGAGTGCCTTAATATTCCGCATATTCAATACAGAAAACATCGACGCATTCATACAAAAAAACTTTTCTACCCATGGCTGCCAAGTCAAATACAATGCCAATATCAGCAGAAAATGGCTGCCGCGCCCTACGCTTATTTTAAAAGACCTAAGCCTTTCATCTTCCGAACCAGACACGCCGACGCTGAACATTGCCGAATCCAAAATGGGTTTTGGCTGGAGCAGCCTATGGTCAGACGCCCCCATTCTTGAAAAATGGATTCTTTCCAATCCGTCGCTGACGCTGGTCCCCAAAAACCACCTGCCTGCCTGCCTGCAACAAAACCATGCATCAAAAGAAAGCTTCCAGCTTAACCGCATCATCATCAATAGCGGCAGCATCCGCTATCACAATAAAGAGCAAGATATTGCCTTAAACGATCTGCAATTTTCCCTGCGAAGAGCCGATTCAGACGGCCGTCCATTCGATATCAGCGGTACACTGCAAAACATAGGCAACCCCATCAGTTGGCAAGGCGCTGGCCATCTTGTACAAGATGATGCCGGCTGGAGCGTTCCCGCCCTCAAATTAAACCTACAAACCGTATTGCTCAAAAACAAGCTGGATGCCCAAATCGCAGGAAGCCTTAATTGGCAAAACCAAACCGCCCTTTTCCGCGACTTCAATCTGCAAGCCGAAAGCGACTATCAAAACTTGCATATCAACGCACGTTCGCCCCTCTTGCAATTCAAAAACGGTTATTTGCACCTCAACACACTCAACGGCGCATTAACTGCCGGCAGTGAAAACAACCAATGGGACGGTTCATTCAAACTGGACAAAGCCAACCTCTATCCAACCGTTTTGACCGCCGCCAATTTTGAACTCAAAGGCAGCCATAAAAACGACCGTCTCCAAACCAACTTTACCTTTTCCAGCCCATTGGTTTGGCAAAAAGGCAAAGGCATCGATGCGCCAAAACTGCACCTCAGCACCCTGCAAGACACCATCAACCGCCTTCCCCGCCCCCGATTTATCAGCACCCTTGAAGGACAGGCCAATTTCAGCCTCAATACATGGGAAGGCCGTCTGAAAGGCGCATTTGACAGACAAGCCCTTGCCTTGGTCTTTAAATACCAACGCGATGCCCAACCTCGTCCGCACCTTGACGCCGGTATCGCCTTACAAAAACTCAATCTGACCCCTTATTTGGAAGATCTGAAAACCCAGCCATCACTGAATCTTCCTTCCCTGCTGGCCAAATCCTGGTTGCCCGACATTGAGGCCAACCTCCGAATCGGCAGCATTCAAACTGCCGGACTGCAATTAGAAAACATCGAATCCCTGCTCACCGCCGATAAAGAACATATCGCCCTGCACCGTTTCAAAGCCGGACTTTATGGTGGCAAAACCGAGGGCGGCCTGAGTATTGCGGCGACCCAACCTGCTTCCTACCACCTTCAGCAAAACGCAAAAGGCATACAGATTCAGCCACTGCTGCAAGACCTGTTCGGTTTCCACAGCTTCAGCGGCAGCGGCGACGCCGTTATCGACATTAAAACCACCGGTAACGACCGCGCCCAAATGATACAAGCCCTAAACGGCAGCCTGCTCCTTGATATTACCAACGGCGCATGGCACGGCATCGATATGGACAGCATTCTGAAAAACGGCATCTCTTCGGAAAAAATCGACAACAGCAACCTCAAAACCCCTTTCCATCATTTCACCCTCAATAGCGAAATCGAAAAAGGCATCAGCCATCATATCAACACCGAACTGTTTTCCGACAGCCTGCACGTTGTCAGCAGCGGCTATACCGATTTGAATACCCAAAAGCTATCGGAAAACCTGCTTATCAGCAACGTGCTGCAACCTAAAAACAAACCGATTCCCCTAAAAATCGGCGGAACCGTACAAAACCCTTCCATTACCCTCGACTACAGCCGCTTGACCAATGGCATGAACACGCCTGCAGAAAAACAAAAAGCCCTGCAAGAAACCATACAAGAACAATGGAAGTGGCTCAAACCACGATAA
- the rpsO gene encoding 30S ribosomal protein S15, translating to MALTVEQKAQIVKDFQRKEGDTGSSEVQVALLTFRINDLTPHFKANPKDHHSRRGLLKMVSQRRRLLSYLRRTQPDTYRTLITRLGLRK from the coding sequence ATGGCATTGACCGTAGAACAAAAAGCACAAATTGTTAAAGATTTCCAACGCAAAGAAGGCGATACCGGCTCTTCTGAAGTACAAGTCGCTCTGTTGACTTTCCGTATCAACGACCTGACTCCTCACTTCAAAGCCAACCCTAAAGACCACCACAGCCGTCGCGGCCTGTTGAAAATGGTTAGCCAACGTCGTCGCCTGTTGTCTTACCTGCGTCGTACTCAGCCTGATACTTACCGTACACTGATTACCCGCCTGGGTCTGCGTAAATAA
- a CDS encoding formylglycine-generating enzyme family protein, with the protein MKLIRLLLLGSALICGNTFAAEMVKIEGGSYRPLYLKKDTSLIKVKPFQLDKYPVTNAEFAEFVKTHPQWQKDKISSKHAEKAYLKHWVKNGSNSFAPKASELKHPVTNVSWFAANAYCVSKGKRLPTIDEWEFAGLASATQKDGSSEPGYNRTILDWYADGGRNGLHDIGKNKPNYWGVYDMHGLIWEWTEDFNSSQLSAGSSNTQMFCSGASVGSSDPSNYAAFLRYGIRTSLQSKYVLNNLGFRCASK; encoded by the coding sequence ATGAAACTCATTCGACTCCTCCTCTTAGGCAGTGCCTTAATCTGCGGCAATACATTTGCCGCCGAAATGGTAAAAATCGAAGGAGGCAGCTACCGTCCTCTCTATCTCAAAAAAGACACTTCCCTTATTAAAGTTAAACCCTTCCAGCTTGACAAATATCCGGTAACCAATGCCGAATTTGCCGAATTTGTAAAAACACATCCACAATGGCAAAAAGACAAAATCAGTTCCAAACACGCTGAAAAAGCTTACCTGAAACATTGGGTGAAAAACGGCAGCAACAGTTTTGCGCCTAAAGCCAGCGAACTCAAACATCCGGTAACCAATGTCTCATGGTTCGCTGCGAATGCCTACTGCGTTTCCAAAGGCAAACGCCTGCCGACTATTGACGAATGGGAATTTGCAGGCTTGGCTTCTGCCACTCAAAAAGACGGCTCTTCCGAGCCTGGCTACAACCGCACTATCTTGGATTGGTATGCAGACGGCGGCCGCAACGGTCTGCACGACATCGGTAAAAACAAACCCAACTACTGGGGCGTATACGATATGCACGGCCTGATTTGGGAATGGACTGAAGACTTCAACAGCAGCCAACTCTCTGCCGGCTCGTCCAACACACAAATGTTCTGTAGCGGCGCATCCGTGGGTTCAAGCGACCCGTCCAACTATGCGGCATTCTTACGCTACGGCATCCGCACCAGCCTGCAGTCCAAATATGTTTTAAATAACTTGGGCTTCCGTTGCGCGAGCAAATAA
- the nirK gene encoding copper-containing nitrite reductase — translation MKRQTLAALIASVFALAACGEQAAKPAETPAATASAEAPAASDSQAAAETPSSELPVIDAIMTHAPEVPPPTDRDHPAKVRVKMETVEKTMTMEDGVEYHYWTFNGDVPGQMIRVREGDTVEVEFSNNPSSTVPHNVDFHAATGQGGGAEATFTAPGHTSTFSFKALQAGLYIYHCAVAPVGMHIANGMYGLILVEPKEGLPKVDKEFYIVQGDFYTKGKKGAQGLQPFDMDKAIAEQPEYVVFNGHVGSIAGDNALKAKAGETVRMYVGNGGPNLVSSFHVIGEIFDKVYVEGGKLINENVQSTVIPAGGAVIVEFKADIPGSYTLVDHSIFRAFNKGALGQLKVEGDENPEIMTKKLSDTVYQPAGAAASAPAAASAASEAAK, via the coding sequence ATGAAACGCCAAACCTTAGCCGCACTTATCGCTTCTGTATTTGCACTGGCCGCATGCGGCGAGCAAGCTGCTAAACCTGCTGAAACTCCAGCTGCTACCGCTTCTGCTGAAGCTCCTGCTGCTTCCGACTCACAAGCTGCTGCCGAGACTCCTTCTTCAGAACTGCCTGTAATCGATGCTATCATGACTCACGCTCCGGAAGTTCCACCTCCAACTGATCGCGATCATCCGGCTAAAGTACGCGTTAAAATGGAAACCGTTGAAAAAACCATGACCATGGAAGACGGTGTTGAGTACCACTACTGGACATTCAACGGCGACGTTCCAGGTCAAATGATCCGTGTACGTGAAGGCGATACTGTTGAAGTTGAATTCTCTAACAATCCTTCTTCTACCGTTCCTCATAACGTTGACTTCCACGCTGCAACCGGTCAAGGCGGTGGTGCAGAAGCTACCTTTACTGCTCCTGGCCACACTTCTACCTTCAGCTTTAAAGCACTGCAAGCTGGTTTGTACATCTACCACTGTGCCGTTGCTCCTGTAGGTATGCACATCGCCAACGGTATGTACGGTTTGATCTTGGTTGAACCTAAAGAAGGTCTGCCTAAAGTGGACAAAGAGTTCTACATCGTACAAGGTGACTTCTATACCAAAGGTAAAAAAGGTGCTCAAGGCCTGCAACCTTTCGATATGGATAAAGCGATCGCCGAACAACCTGAATACGTTGTATTCAACGGTCACGTAGGCTCTATCGCCGGCGACAACGCTCTGAAAGCTAAAGCTGGTGAAACCGTTCGTATGTACGTTGGTAACGGTGGTCCTAACTTGGTATCTTCTTTCCACGTTATCGGCGAAATCTTCGACAAAGTATATGTTGAAGGTGGTAAACTGATTAACGAAAACGTACAAAGCACAGTTATTCCTGCCGGTGGTGCCGTTATCGTTGAATTTAAAGCCGACATCCCGGGCAGCTACACTTTGGTTGACCACTCTATCTTCCGTGCATTCAACAAAGGTGCTTTGGGTCAATTGAAAGTTGAGGGTGATGAAAACCCTGAAATCATGACCAAAAAACTGAGCGACACCGTTTACCAACCTGCCGGTGCTGCCGCTTCTGCTCCAGCAGCTGCGTCTGCTGCTTCTGAAGCCGCTAAATAA
- a CDS encoding nitric-oxide reductase large subunit, translated as MGQYKKLWYLLFAVLAVCFTILGYMGSEVYKKAPPYPEQVVSASGKVLMTKDDILAGQSAWQTIGGMEVGSVLGHGAYQAPDWTADWLHRELVAWLDLTAQETYGKKFDEVSPEEQAVLKTRLADEYRNQSRIKEDGSVVVSDTRVKAIESILPYYHGVYSDDPKFQTTREHFAMKNNTLPSQEAREKLFNFFFWTSWSASTNRPDENFTYTNNWPHEPLINNVPTTENYMWSFTSVVLLLMGIGLLMWGYSFLTKHEEVEVPTEDPISKVQLTPSQKALGKYVFLTVALFVVQVLLGGLTAHYTVEGQGFYGIDTALGFEMADWFPYALTRTWHIQSAIFWIATGFLTAGLFLAPIVNGGKDPKFQRAGVNFLYIALFIVVGGSYAGNFFALTHIIPPELNFWFGHQGYEYLDLGRFWQLLLMVGLLLWLFLMLRCTISAFKEKGTDKNLLAIFVASMVGVGVFYAPGLFYGEKSPIAVMEYWRWWVVHLWVEGFFEVFATAAFAFIFYNMGFVRRSTATASTLAAAAIFMLGGIPGTLHHLYFSGSTSASMAIGACFSALEVVPLVLLGREAYEHWSYQHHSDWAKRLRWPLMCFVAVAFWNMIGAGVFGFLINPPISLFYIQGLNTTAVHAHAALFGVYGFLALGFVLLVARYLKPNVQFDDKLMTWGFWLLNGGLVGMIAISLLPVGVIQAYASITHGLWYARSEEFLQMEILDTLRWVRTAADLIFIGGAVCVAIQATKIVFSRDK; from the coding sequence ATGGGACAGTACAAGAAGCTTTGGTACTTGCTGTTTGCCGTGCTGGCAGTATGCTTTACCATTCTTGGTTATATGGGTAGCGAAGTCTATAAAAAGGCTCCGCCATACCCTGAACAAGTCGTTTCTGCATCCGGCAAAGTCTTGATGACCAAAGACGATATTTTGGCAGGTCAATCTGCATGGCAAACTATCGGCGGTATGGAAGTCGGCTCTGTATTGGGTCACGGTGCATACCAAGCTCCGGACTGGACTGCCGACTGGCTGCACCGCGAGCTGGTTGCATGGTTGGATCTGACTGCGCAAGAAACTTACGGCAAAAAATTTGACGAAGTTTCTCCTGAAGAACAAGCTGTTCTGAAAACCCGTTTGGCTGACGAATACCGCAACCAAAGCCGTATTAAGGAAGATGGCTCTGTCGTTGTCAGCGATACCCGCGTGAAAGCGATTGAAAGCATCCTGCCTTACTACCACGGTGTGTACAGCGACGATCCTAAGTTCCAAACCACTCGTGAACACTTTGCAATGAAAAACAATACATTGCCAAGCCAAGAAGCGCGTGAAAAACTGTTCAACTTCTTCTTCTGGACTTCTTGGTCTGCTTCGACCAACCGTCCTGACGAGAACTTCACTTACACCAACAACTGGCCGCACGAGCCTTTGATCAACAACGTACCGACTACTGAAAACTACATGTGGTCTTTCACCAGCGTGGTATTGTTGCTGATGGGTATCGGCTTGCTGATGTGGGGTTACTCTTTCTTGACCAAACATGAAGAGGTTGAAGTACCTACTGAAGATCCTATCTCTAAAGTACAACTGACTCCTTCTCAAAAAGCGTTGGGCAAATATGTATTCCTGACTGTTGCGCTGTTTGTCGTACAAGTACTGTTGGGTGGTTTGACCGCTCACTATACTGTCGAAGGTCAAGGCTTCTACGGTATCGATACTGCATTGGGCTTTGAAATGGCCGACTGGTTCCCATATGCGCTGACCCGTACTTGGCACATCCAATCCGCTATTTTCTGGATTGCAACCGGCTTCCTGACAGCAGGTCTGTTCTTGGCTCCGATTGTGAACGGCGGTAAAGATCCTAAATTCCAACGTGCCGGTGTGAACTTCCTGTACATTGCCCTGTTCATCGTAGTCGGCGGTTCTTACGCAGGTAACTTCTTTGCTTTGACTCACATCATCCCACCTGAGCTGAACTTCTGGTTCGGTCACCAAGGTTACGAATACTTGGATTTGGGTCGCTTCTGGCAACTTCTGCTGATGGTCGGCTTGCTGCTGTGGCTGTTCCTGATGTTGCGTTGTACTATCTCTGCCTTTAAAGAAAAAGGTACAGACAAAAACCTGTTGGCTATCTTCGTAGCTTCTATGGTCGGTGTGGGTGTGTTCTACGCTCCTGGCCTGTTCTACGGTGAGAAATCTCCAATCGCTGTGATGGAATACTGGCGTTGGTGGGTGGTTCACCTGTGGGTAGAAGGCTTCTTCGAAGTGTTCGCTACTGCCGCCTTCGCATTCATCTTCTACAACATGGGCTTTGTCCGCCGTAGTACTGCTACTGCTTCTACTCTGGCAGCTGCTGCAATCTTCATGTTGGGTGGTATTCCAGGTACATTGCACCACTTGTACTTCTCCGGCTCTACCTCTGCTTCTATGGCAATCGGTGCATGTTTCTCCGCTTTGGAAGTTGTGCCTTTGGTTCTGCTGGGTCGTGAAGCTTACGAACACTGGTCTTACCAACACCATTCCGACTGGGCGAAACGTCTGCGTTGGCCTTTGATGTGCTTCGTAGCAGTTGCCTTCTGGAACATGATCGGTGCCGGCGTATTCGGCTTCCTGATTAACCCGCCGATTTCCCTGTTCTACATCCAAGGTCTGAACACTACTGCAGTTCACGCTCACGCGGCTCTGTTCGGTGTGTATGGTTTCTTGGCTCTGGGCTTCGTATTGCTGGTTGCACGCTACCTGAAACCTAATGTTCAATTTGACGACAAACTGATGACTTGGGGCTTCTGGCTGCTGAACGGCGGTCTGGTGGGTATGATTGCCATCAGCCTGTTGCCGGTCGGCGTGATTCAAGCTTACGCTTCTATCACTCACGGTCTGTGGTATGCACGTAGCGAAGAATTCCTGCAAATGGAAATCCTGGATACCCTGCGTTGGGTTCGTACCGCTGCTGACTTGATCTTCATCGGTGGTGCTGTCTGCGTTGCCATCCAAGCTACCAAAATCGTATTCAGCCGCGATAAATAA
- the prmB gene encoding 50S ribosomal protein L3 N(5)-glutamine methyltransferase: protein MFNQAAQELTTVRDLLRFAVSRFNDAGLFFGHGSDNAHDEAAYLILHTLNLPLDTLEPYLDAKLLQSEKEEVLSIIERRAVEHIPAAYLTHQAWQGEFDFYVDERVIVPRSFIYELLGDGIRPWIEHDELVHRALDLCTGSGCLAIQMAHHYPDAQIDAVDLSLDALEVAAINIEDYGLEDRISLVHTDLFEGLDDTYDLIVSNPPYVDAKSVEALPDEYLHEPELALGSGEDGLDATRQIILQAAKYLNPRGVLLVEIGHNREVLEAAYPELPFTWLETSGGDGFVFLLTREQLLGEE, encoded by the coding sequence ATGTTCAACCAAGCTGCTCAAGAGCTGACTACTGTTCGCGATTTATTGCGTTTCGCCGTCAGCCGTTTTAATGATGCCGGACTGTTTTTCGGACACGGAAGTGATAATGCCCATGACGAGGCAGCCTATCTGATTTTGCACACTTTGAACCTGCCTTTGGATACGTTGGAGCCTTATTTGGATGCCAAATTGTTGCAAAGTGAGAAGGAGGAAGTGTTGTCCATTATCGAACGCCGCGCAGTTGAGCATATTCCTGCCGCGTATCTGACGCATCAGGCATGGCAGGGTGAGTTTGATTTTTATGTCGATGAGCGCGTTATTGTGCCTCGTTCTTTTATTTACGAATTGCTTGGCGACGGTATCCGTCCTTGGATTGAGCACGATGAGTTGGTGCATCGAGCTTTGGATTTGTGTACCGGTAGCGGCTGTTTGGCCATTCAAATGGCGCACCACTATCCCGACGCACAAATCGATGCTGTCGATTTGAGCTTGGATGCGCTGGAAGTGGCCGCGATCAATATTGAAGATTATGGCTTGGAAGATCGCATCAGCTTGGTGCATACCGATTTGTTTGAAGGTTTGGATGATACCTACGACTTAATTGTTTCCAATCCGCCTTATGTTGACGCGAAATCTGTGGAGGCGTTGCCTGATGAATACCTGCATGAGCCGGAATTGGCTTTGGGCAGTGGCGAAGATGGTTTGGACGCTACACGTCAAATCATTCTGCAAGCGGCGAAATATTTGAATCCGAGAGGTGTATTGTTGGTTGAAATCGGTCACAACCGTGAAGTATTGGAAGCGGCTTATCCCGAATTACCGTTTACTTGGTTGGAAACCAGCGGTGGTGATGGGTTTGTATTCCTGTTGACCCGCGAGCAATTACTGGGTGAAGAATAG
- a CDS encoding toxin-antitoxin system YwqK family antitoxin — MPVVAFAQQHTVYFNQNGKLTATMPSVAYVRQYKIEAGKAQVQDFYYPSMKKYSDPYEVPAGQIKVFVPALDNGTLTLWHFNGQKKMVGSYRNGKPHGEWVNWYPNGKKSAVMPYQNGLSEGVGSRYYRNGVKESEIQFKHDKANGHWKQWYSDGSPKTEMMMSNDKPTEIISWDENGRIVSELSIRNGKRSGIILDWYDDGAKKSELVYKDDQLVKKTFWDTDGYVLE, encoded by the coding sequence ATGCCCGTTGTCGCCTTTGCCCAGCAACATACCGTTTATTTCAATCAAAACGGTAAACTGACGGCGACCATGCCTTCGGTTGCTTATGTTCGCCAATACAAGATTGAGGCAGGCAAGGCGCAGGTGCAGGATTTTTACTATCCATCGATGAAGAAATATTCTGATCCTTATGAAGTACCTGCCGGTCAGATTAAGGTTTTTGTGCCGGCGTTGGATAACGGTACGCTGACCCTGTGGCATTTCAACGGTCAGAAAAAGATGGTCGGCAGCTATCGCAACGGTAAACCGCATGGTGAATGGGTCAACTGGTATCCAAACGGTAAAAAATCTGCGGTGATGCCTTATCAAAATGGACTGAGTGAAGGCGTGGGTTCCCGCTATTATCGAAATGGTGTGAAAGAAAGCGAAATCCAATTTAAGCACGATAAAGCCAATGGTCATTGGAAACAATGGTATTCAGACGGCAGCCCGAAAACCGAAATGATGATGAGCAATGATAAACCGACGGAGATTATCAGTTGGGATGAAAATGGCCGCATCGTGTCTGAATTGAGTATTCGCAACGGTAAACGCAGCGGCATTATTTTGGATTGGTATGATGATGGTGCGAAGAAATCCGAGCTGGTTTATAAAGACGACCAGTTGGTGAAAAAAACTTTCTGGGATACGGACGGATACGTTCTCGAATAA
- a CDS encoding adenine phosphoribosyltransferase produces the protein MLIHPEVMGVEALADKIRKIENWPQKGILFHDITPVLQSAEYFRLLVDLLVYRYMGQKVDVVAGLDARGFIIGAALAYQLNVGFIPIRKKGKLPFDTVSQSYALEYGEATVEIHTDAIKPGARVLLVDDLVATGGTMLAGVELIRKLGGEVIEAAAILEFTDLDGGKKIRESGAPLFTLCQNKGCM, from the coding sequence ATGTTGATTCATCCTGAAGTAATGGGCGTAGAAGCTTTGGCGGACAAAATCCGTAAAATTGAAAATTGGCCGCAAAAAGGGATTTTGTTTCATGACATTACTCCCGTTTTGCAAAGCGCAGAATATTTCCGCCTGCTGGTCGATTTACTGGTTTACCGCTATATGGGGCAGAAAGTTGATGTCGTGGCGGGCTTGGATGCGCGCGGCTTCATCATTGGTGCGGCTTTGGCCTATCAGCTGAATGTCGGCTTTATCCCCATCCGCAAAAAAGGCAAACTGCCGTTTGATACGGTTTCTCAAAGTTACGCTTTGGAATATGGTGAAGCAACGGTAGAAATCCATACCGACGCCATCAAGCCGGGCGCACGCGTTTTGTTGGTAGATGATTTGGTGGCAACCGGCGGCACAATGCTGGCAGGTGTCGAGTTGATCCGAAAACTGGGCGGCGAAGTAATCGAAGCGGCTGCCATTTTGGAATTTACCGACTTGGACGGTGGCAAAAAAATCCGTGAAAGCGGCGCGCCGTTATTTACCCTATGCCAAAACAAAGGCTGTATGTAA
- the gmk gene encoding guanylate kinase, with protein sequence MQNHKKGNIYIISAASGTGKTTLVSRLLKNHDDIRVSISHTTRQPREGETHGVHYHFVPKEEFESLIEQRAFLEHANVFGNYYGTSIAGVNSLSEEGYDVILEIDVQGAAQVRKSLPEASSIFILPPSFEVLAQRLIGRGTDSEEVIQTRLSKARHEIEQSVLFDYVVVNDDLDRAEADLFHIIKAGRLKKSSQQGFISNLLENS encoded by the coding sequence ATGCAAAATCATAAAAAAGGCAATATTTACATCATTTCTGCCGCTTCCGGCACAGGTAAAACGACCTTGGTGTCGCGCCTGTTGAAAAATCATGACGACATCCGTGTTTCCATTTCTCATACCACACGCCAGCCGCGTGAGGGTGAGACACATGGTGTGCATTACCACTTTGTTCCCAAAGAAGAATTTGAATCACTGATTGAGCAAAGAGCCTTTTTGGAACACGCCAATGTGTTCGGCAATTATTACGGCACCAGCATCGCCGGCGTAAATTCGTTGAGCGAAGAGGGCTATGATGTAATTTTGGAAATCGATGTGCAAGGTGCGGCGCAAGTGCGTAAATCGTTGCCTGAAGCCAGCAGCATTTTTATCCTGCCGCCTTCCTTTGAAGTTTTAGCGCAACGTTTGATCGGCCGTGGTACAGACAGTGAAGAAGTTATTCAAACGCGCCTTTCAAAAGCCCGTCATGAGATTGAGCAATCCGTTTTGTTCGATTACGTTGTCGTGAATGACGATTTGGATCGTGCCGAAGCCGATTTGTTCCACATTATTAAAGCAGGCCGTCTGAAAAAATCCTCTCAACAGGGATTTATCTCAAACCTGTTGGAAAATTCCTAA
- the rpoZ gene encoding DNA-directed RNA polymerase subunit omega — MARITTEDCTGKIPNHFDLTLVAARRARQLENGNTPLVDDIRNNKPTVTALREIAAGQIGTELLTRNK; from the coding sequence ATGGCCCGTATTACTACTGAAGACTGTACAGGTAAAATCCCTAACCACTTCGACCTTACCCTCGTTGCCGCCCGTCGCGCACGCCAATTAGAAAACGGCAATACGCCTTTGGTTGACGACATCCGCAACAACAAACCAACCGTTACCGCCCTGCGCGAAATCGCAGCCGGACAAATCGGAACCGAGCTGCTGACCCGCAACAAATAA